From the Salvelinus sp. IW2-2015 unplaced genomic scaffold, ASM291031v2 Un_scaffold2094, whole genome shotgun sequence genome, the window NNNNNNNNNNNNNNNNNNNNNNNNNNNNNNNNNNNNNNNNNNNNNNNNNNNNNNNNNNNNNNNNNNNNNNNNNNNNNNNNNNNNNNNNNNNNNNNNNNNNNNNNNNNNNNNNNNNNNNNNNNNNNNNNNNNNNNNNNNNNNNNNNNNNNNNNNNNNNNNNNNNNNNNNNNNNNNNNNNNNNNNNNNNNNNNNNNNNNNNNNNNNNNNNNNNNNNNNNNNNNNNNNNNNNNNNNNNNNNNNNNNNNNNNNNNNNNNNNNNNNNNNNNNNNNNNNNNNNNNNNNNNNNNNNNNNNNNNNNNNNNNNNNNNNNNNNNNNNNNNNNNNNNNNNNNNNNNNNNNNNNNNNNNNNNNNNNNNNNNNNNNNNNNNNNNNNNNNNNNNNNNNNNNNNNNNNNNNNNNNNNNNNNNNNNNNNNNNNNNNNNNNNNNNNNNNNNNNNNNNNNNNNNNNNNNNNNNNNNNNNNNNNNNNNNNNNNNNNNNNNNNNNNNNNNNNNNNNNNNNNNNNNNNNNNNNNNNNNNNNNNNNNNNNNNNNNNNNNNNNNNNNNNNNNNNNNNNNNNNNNNNNNNNNNNNNNNNNNNNNNNNNNNNNNNNNNNNNNNNNNNNNNNNNNNNNNNNNNNNNNNNNNNNNNNNNNNNNNNNNNNNNNNNNNNNNNNNNNNNNNNNNNNNNNNNNNNNNNNNNNNNNNNNNNNNNNNNNNNNNNNNNNNNNNNNNNNNNNNNNNNNNNNNNNNNNNNNNNNNNNNNNNNNNNNNNNNNNNNNNNNNNNNNNNNNNNNNNNNNNNNNNNNNNNNNNNNNNNNNNNNNNNNNNNNNNNNNNNNNNNNNNNNNNNNNNNNNNNNNNNNNNNNNNNNNNNNNNNNNNNNNNNNNNNNNNNNNNNNNNNNNNNNNNNNNNNNNNNNNNNNNNNNNNNNNNNNNNNNNNNNNNNNNNNNNNNNNNNNNNNNNNNNNNNNNNNNNNNNNNNNNNNNNNNNNNNNNNNNNNNNNNNNNNNNNNNNNNNNNNNNNNNNNNNNNNNNNNNNNNNNNNNNNNNNNNNNNNNNNNNNNNNNNNNNNNNNNNNNNNNNNNNNNNNNNNNNNNNNNNNNNNNNNNNNNNNNNNNNNNNNNNNNNNNNNNNNNNNNNNNNNNNNNNNNNNNNNNNNNNNNNNNNNNNNNNNNNNNNNNNNNNNNNNNNNNNNNNNNNNNNNNNNNNNNNNNNNNNNNNNNNNNNNNNNNNNNNNNNNNNNNNNNNNNNNNNNNNNNNNNNNNNNNNNNNNNNNNNNNNNNNNNNNNNNNNNNNNNNNNNNNNNNNNNNNNNNNNNNNNNNNNNNNNNNNNNNNNNNNNNNNNNNNNNNNNNNNNNNNNNNNNNNNNNNNNNNNNNNNNNNNNNNNNNNNNNNNNNNNNNNNNNNNNNNNNNNNNNNNNNNNNNNNNNNNNNNNNNNNNNNNNNNNNNNNNNNNNNNNNNNNNNNNNNNNNNNNNNNNNNNNNNNNNNNNNNNNNNNNNNNNNNNNNNNNNNNNNNNNNNNNNNNNNNNNNNNNNNNNNNNNNNNNNNNNNNNNNNNNNNNNNNNNNNNNNNNNNNNNNNNNNNNNNNNNNNNNNNNNNNNNNNNNNNNNNNNNNNNNNNNNNNNNNNNNNNNNNNNNNNNNNNNNNNNNNNNNNNNNNNNNNNNNNNNNNNNNNNNNNNNNNNNNNNNNNNNNNNNNNNNNNNNNNNNNNNNNNNNNNNNNNNNNNNNNNNNNNNNNNNNNNNNNNNNNNNNNNNNNNNNNNNNNNNNNNNNNNNNNNNNNNNNNNNNNNNNNNNNNNNNNNNNNNNNNNNNNNNNNNNNNNNNNNNNNNNNNNNNNNNNNNNNNNNNNNNNNNNNNNNNNNNNNNNNNNNNNNNNNNNNNNNNNNNNNNNNNNNNNNNNNNNNNNNNNNNNNNNNNNNNNNNNNNNNNNNNNNNNNNNNNNNNNNNNNNNNNNNNNNNNNNNNNNNNNNNNNNNNNNNNNNNNNNNNNNNNNNNNNNNNNNNNNNNNNNNNNNNNNNNNNNNNNNNNNNNNNNNNNNNNNNNNNNNNNNNNNNNNNNNNNNNNNNNNNNNNNNNNNNNNNNNNNNNNNNNNNNNNNNNNNNNNNNNNNNNNNNNNNNNNNNNNNNNNNNNNNNNNNNNNNNNNNNNNNNNNNNNNNNNNNNNNNNNNNNNNNNNNNNNNNNNNNNNNNNNNNNNNNNNNNNNNNNNNNNNNNNNNNNNNNNNNNNNNNNNNNNNNNNNNNNNNNNNNNNNNNNNNNNNNNNNNNNNNNNNNNNNNNNNNNNNNNNNNNNNNNNNNNNNNNNNNNNNNNNNNNNNNNNNNNNNNNNNNNNNNNNNNNNNNNNNNNNNNNNNNNNNNNNNNNNNNNNNNNNNNNNNNNNNNNNNNNNNNNNNNNNNNNNNNNNNNNNNNNNNNNNNNNNNNNNNNNNNNNNNNNNNNNNNNNNNNNNNNNNNNNNgactctggactactttcccacCTGCCTGAtcaccctgcctgccctgaccgtgaatctgcctgcccttcggtaccttttggactctgatctggtttggacctttttgcctgtccacaaccattctcttgcctacctctTTTTGGATTAattaacattgtaagactccaaccatctgcgtcctgtgtctgcatctgggtcttgccttgtgccttgatagtttGTGCCATGTGAAAGAAGGACATTTTCCAgatgacttaaagtaatgatggactgtcgtttgttattgcttattttagctgttcttgccataatatggacttggtcttttaccaaatagggctatattctgtataccaaccctactttgtcacaacacaactgattggctcaaacgcattaagaaggaaagaaattccacaaattaacttttcatttgtggaatttaactTTTCTagtatctcaaatatattttgatttttttaacacctttttggttgctacatgattccatatgtgttatttcattgttctgATGTCTCCACTAATTTAAGGAAAAATAAAACATGGAATAAATAAKcatgtccaaacttttgactggtacttcaTGTAACTCAAAGTTTCATTTAAATKATGCTACATTTCCTGGCGCCTCCCTCATGTCAGCATTGGTTTGGACACAAGGCTGTAGCCAATATGCATATATCCTACACTTTGACCTGTAGGCTttgttatttatgtattattccAATGTTGGGCATCTCTGATCCAATTCTGATCTGAGAAATTGTTTGATATTGCGATATACAGTCTTATCCTAAATGTTTTTTTACTTGTCCCGGACAAGAAGACAAGTGTTAATGTCGAGACCTGAGTCAGTAGAACATCAGTAATTCAACTCCAGGTAGAGTTTGCAGATCAGGGGTTTATTCAGCAGACAACCGTTTTCTCCACTNNNNNNNNNNNNNNNNNNNNNNNNNNNNNNNNNNNNNNNNNNNNNNNNNNNNNNNNNNNNNNNNNNNNNNNNNNNNNNNNNNNNNNNNNNNNNNNNNNNNNNNNNNNNNNNNNNNNNNNNNNNNNNNNNNNNNNNNNNNNNNNNNNNNNNNNNNNNNNNNNNNNNNNNNNNNNNNNNNNNNNNNNNNNNNNNNNNNNNNNNNNNNNNNNNNNNNNNNNNNNNNNNNNNNNNNNNNNNNNNNNNNNNNNNNNNNNNNNNNNNNNNNNNNNNNNNNNNNNNNNNNNNNNNNNNNNNNNNNNNNNNNNNNNNNNNNNNNNNNNNNNNNNNNNNNNNNNNNNNNNNNNNNNNNNNNNNNNNNNNNNNNNNNNNNNNNNNNNNNNNNNNNNNNNNNNNNNNNNNNNNNNNNNNNNNNNNNNNNNNNNNNNNNNNNNNNNNNNNNNNNNNNNNNNNNNNNNNNNNNNNNNNNNNNNNNNNNNNNNNNNNNNNNNNNNNNNNNNNNNNNNNNNNNNNNNNNNNNNNNNNNNNNNNNNNNNNNNNNNNNNNNNNNNNNNNNNNNNNNNNNNNNNNNNNNNNNNNNNNNNNNNNNNNNNNNNNNNNNNNNNNNNNNNNNNNNNNNNNNNNNNNNNNNNNNNNNNNNNNNNNNNNNNNNNNNNNNNNNNNNNNNNNNNNNNNNNNNNNNNNNNNNNNNNNNNNNNNNNNNNNNNNNNNNNNNNNNNNNNNNNNNNNNNNNNNNNNNNNNNNNNNNNNNNNNNNNNNNNNNNNNNNNNNNNNNNNNNNNNNNNNNNNNNNNNNNNNNNNNNNNNNNNNNNNNNNNNNNNNNNNNNNNNNNNNNNNNNNNNNNNNNNNNNNNNNNNNNNNNNNNNNNNNNNNNNNNNNNNNNNNNNNNNNNNNNNNNNNNNNNNNNNNNNNNNNNNNNNNNNNNNNNNNNNNNNNNNNNNNNNNNNNNNNNNNNNNNNNNNNNNNNNNNNNNNNNNNNNNNNNNNNNNNNNNNNNNNNNNNNNNNNNNNNNNNNNNNNNNNNNNNNNNNNNNNNNNNNNNNNNNNNNNNNNNNNNNNNNNNNNNNNNNNNNNNNNNNNNNNNNNNNNNNNNNNNNNNNNNNNNNNNNNNNNNNNNNNNNNNNNNNNNNNNNNNNNNNNNNNNNNNNNNNNNNNNNNNNNNNNNNNNNNNNNNNNNNNNNNNNNNNNNNNNNNNNNNNNNNNNNNNNNNNNNNNNNNNNNNNNNNNNNNNNNNNNNNNNNNNNNNNNNNNNNNNNNNNNNNNNNNNNNNNNNNNNNNNNNNNNNNNNNNNNNNNNNNNNNNNNNNNNNNNNNNNNNNNNNNNNNNNNNNNNNNNNNNNNNNNNNNNNNNNNNNNNNNNNNNNNNNNNNNNNNNNNNNNNNNNNNNNNNNNNNNNNNNNNNNNNNNNNNNNNNNNNNNNNNNNNNNNNNNNNNNNNNNNNNNNNNNNNNNNNNNNNNNNNNNNNNNNNNNNNNNNNNNNNNNNNNNNNNNNNNNNNNNNNNNNNNNNNNNNNNNNNNNNNNNNNNNNNNNNNNNNNNNNNNNNNNNNNNNNNNNNNNNNNNNNNNNNNNNNNNNNNNNNNNNNNNNNNNNNNNNNNNNNNNNNNNNNNNNNNNNNNNNNNNNNNNNNNNNNNNNNNNNNNNNNNNNNNNNNNNNNNNNNNNNNNNNNNNNNNNNNNNNNNNNNNNNNNNNNNNNNNNNNNNNNNNNNNNNNNNNNNNNNNNNNNNNNNNNNNNNNNNNNNNNNNNNNNNNNNNNNNNNNNNNNNNNNNNNNNNNNNNNNNNNNNNNNNNNNNNNNNNNNNNNNNNNNNNNNNNNNNNNNNNNNNNNNNNNNNNNNNNNNNNNNNNNNNNNNNNNNNNNNNNNNNNNNNNNNNNNNNNNNNNNNNNNNNNNNNNNNNNNNNNNNNNNNNNNNNNNNNNNNNNNNNNNNNNNNNNNNNNNNNNNNNNNNNNNNNNNNNNNNNNNNNNNNNNNNNNNNNNNNNNNNNNNNNNNNNNNNNNNNNNNNNNNNNNNNNNNNNNNNNNNNNNNNNNNNNNNNNNNNNNNNNNNNNNNNNNNNNNNNNNNNNNNNNNNNNNNNNNNNNNNNNNNNNNNNNNNNNNNNNNNNNNNNNNNNNNNNNNNNNNNNNNNNNNNNNNNNNNNNNNNNNNNNNNNNNNNNNNNNNNNNNNNNNNNNNNNNNNNNNNNNNNNNNNNNNNNNNNNNNNNNNNNNNNNNNNNNNNNNNNNNNNNNNNNNNNNNNNNNNNNNNNNNNNNNNNNNNNNNNNNNNNNNNNNNNNNNNNNNNNNNNNNNNNNNNNNNNNNNNNNNNNNNNNNNNNNNNNNNNNNNNNNNNNNNNNNNNNNNNNNNNNNNNNNNNNNNNNNNNNNNNNNNNNNNNNNNNNNNNNNNNNNNNNNNNNNNNNNNNNNNNNNNNNNNNNNNNNNNNNNNNNNNNNNNNNNNNNNNNNNNNNNNNNNNNNNNNNNNNNNNNNNNNNNNNNNNNNNNNNNNNNNNNNNNNNNNNNNNNNNNNNNNNNNNNNNNNNNNNNNNNNNNNNNNNNNNNNNNNNNNNNNNNNNNNNNNNNNNNNNNNNNNNNNNNNNNNNNNNNNNNNNNNNNNNNNNNNNNNNNNNNNNNNNNNNNNNNNNNNNNNNNNNNNNNNNNNNNNNNNNNNNNNNNNNNNNNNNNNNNNNNNNNNNNNNNNNNNNNNNNNNNNNNNNNNNNNNNNNNNNNNNNNNNNNNNNNNNNNNNNNNNNNNNNNNNNNNNNNNNNNNNNNNNNNNNNNNNNNNNNNNNNNNNNNNNNNNNNNNNNNNNNNNNNNNNNNNNNNNNNNNNNNNNNNNNNNNNNNNNNNNNNNNNNNNNNNNNNNNNNNNNNNNNNNNNNNNNNNNNNNNNNNNNNNNNNNNNNNNNNNNNNNNNNNNNNNNNNNNNNNNNNNNNNNNNNNNNNNNNNNNNNNNNNNNNNNNNNNNNNNNNNNNNNNNNNNNNNNNNNNNNNNNNNNNNNNNNNNNNNNNNNNNNNNNNNNNNNNNNNNNNNNNNNNNNNNNNNNNNNNNNNNNNNNNNNNNNNNNNNNNNNNNNNNNNNNNNNNNNNNNNNNNNNNNNNNNNNNNNNNNNNNNNNNNNNNNNNNNNNNNNNNNNNNNNNNNNNNNNNNNNNNNNNNNNNNNNNNNNNNNNNNNNNNNNNNNNNNNNNNNNNNNNNNNNNNNNNNNNNNNNNNNNNNNNNNNNNNNTGTGTGGTACATACCTGTCAAGTATTATACCTGTTGATAACCTGTATTGTAATACACTGTATGGTACATACCTGATTGTATACCTGTATGGTTCTGATTGTAACTACATACCTTATAGTTTACGTGTGTGGTAACATACCTGTATGTATTAGCTGTATGTGTCACACCTGTATGATATACACTTTATGTACACACCTGTATTGTGATACGCTGTATGGTACACCTACCTGTATTGTTTATACCTGTTGGTACAACTGTATCAGTATGTATGTACCCTGGTACACAACCTGTTTCCTAATGGTACATACGTATTACCTGTGGTGGTACACTTCACCTGTATTGTATACCTGTATGGTACATACCTGTATTTCTGTGTACTACCTGTATGACTAACTGTTGTATGCTAACACCTAATTGTTACACCTGTATGGTACAACACCTGTATTGTGTACGCAGGGCATACCTGTATATTCGTATGTACACCTGTATGGTACCACGCACTACCTGTAATTGTATACCTGTGTGTACATACCTGCTAATTTATACCTGTGGCTGGTACAACCTTTATAGTAAGCTGTATGGTACACACCTGTATGGTGCACACCTGTGTGGTACACACCTGTATGTATACCTGTATCGGTACATACCTGTATGTATACCTGTGGTGGTACGATTACCTGTATAGTTAAGCTTGTATGGTTACACACCTGTATGGTAACACACCTGTGTGGTACACACTATCATACTGATggtactttataccactgctaTTGAACTGGTGGACATACCTGTATAGTAATAATGCTGTATGGTACACACCTGCAATGGTACACCACCTGGTGGTTACACACCTGTATTGTATAACCTGTATGTAACATACCTGTATTGGTTATACCTGTGTGGTACACACCTGTATTGTAAACCTGTATGGTACAACCATCCTGTATGTATACCTGTAATGGTACAACACTGTATGGTACACACTGTATTGTATACTTTATGGTACATCCTTGTGATGTAATACCTGTGTGGTTACACACCTGTATGTATACCTGAGTACAACCACCTGTATGGTACAACACCTGTATGGTAACACACCTGTAGGTACACACCTGTATGGTAGCAACACCTGTATGGGTAACACACCTGTATTGTATACCTGTTTGGTAACAAGCGCACCTGTAAGGTAACACCCTGTATTGTATACTTTAATGTACTAACCTGTATGTAGACCGTGTGGTACAACACCTGTATTGTATACTGTATGGTACAATCCTGTATGGTACACACCTGTATTGTAATAACTTTTATGGTACATACCTGTATTGTACATACCTGTTGGATACACACCGTATTGTATACCTGTAATGGTAACACACCTGTATGGCACACCACCTGTATGTACACACCTGTACTGGTACACACCTGTATTGTATATCACCTgtattgtatactgtatgtagcacACCTGTATGGTACACACCGTATGGTACACACCTGTATGGTACACACCTGTATGGTACACACCTGTATGGTACAGCACCTGTAGGTACACCCTGTAATGTATACCGTATGGGTAACCCTGTATTGTATGACTTTTATGTGAGAATTGGAGGTATATACAATGCAGGTATACTATACAGGTATATGCTATACAGGTATATACTATGcagttatactatactatacctatTCACTTCACTCCACATCATGTTGAGTGAAATGTTAACAAGGTTCCTCATGACAGTTGAACTTAGACACTTCATACAGGCTGTATCTCAATGGTCTTCAGctgtttcctttcctcctctccttcccttcatctacactacatTGACAAAGAATTCGACAAGTGTAAGCAAGTTCCCAGTACGCTTTCCCCTACATTGCTTCTACCTGTCCAGGTGTTCACATCAGTGCAGCTGAAGAACAGGGACATGCATTGATGGCCAATAAGAGCTTGGAATAAATTGACCAATTAGAGAGAAGGTTGTTGGTTCGGGTGCGTGAAAATAGAACACATACAGGTTGCCTGGAGACCAAGAATACAGGTAATGGGTGTGATGCTCAATGGGGCGGGAGTGTTTACGCATGTGGGTAAACACACCCGCTATAAATCATGTgataatacagtatattcatgtaTGCATTGTATGTATTCAATTCCACACGGATTGCTTTACCCAACACAAAATTCCTCTTAGGAGAAAGAGTGTTATTGAATTGAGTAAAATTCAAATAGGTCTTCCCATTTGTTCTAAAATGACATGAGAAAAGTACATTTCTTATATTTTAWAACAGTGAGGTGGAATACGATGCAAAATTCATTGACGAGTAAATTCAAAGAACAAATGTATGAGAGTTGTACCAAATCCCTCCTTATCAAGACCACYATTCAAATAGCTTATAGACATTTCAACATATGTGATTTGACAAAATTCAGCTCATTTTAAAAGAGGACACATGTGCACCACATAAAGACCGTGTAAAACCAGTGGTCACCCTATGGGGATTCTCTTCCTGATGGCTGTACCGTTTCCACTTTGGACAGGGTGGCAGGCACCTTCCCATCCCCTGCTCCAGGGGCCTTCATAACAGCCATCCCCATCTCCCCCTGTGctcccccctctgtccctcccttccttccacactccacccctcccttctcactctctctccgatATAGCCTCTCTTTCAATCGGCTCCTAGAGAAGGACCAGAAAAGGAGGCCCGCCACGGTCAGACCCGTTCCCAGGCAGGTGAGACCGATCCCGGCCGCCACGCAGTGATGCAGACCCCTGTTAAAGCTGACAGCCTGGGTGTCTATGAAGACGAGGCCCCGCTCCCTGAAGGACTCGATCCTGGAGGGGCCGGAGTAACCCACggacagactgaccagaccagAGGTCACCACCAGGAGACCAAGGGCcagagagacctgagagagagggagagagagcggggtgagggggaaagagagagagagagaaaaaaaaaaaaaaagtacaaaagaaaaaaaaacaaaaaaaaaataaaaaaagaaaaacacaaggaAAAAAACAACTCTTCGCTGGCCACCATCAGACTAAGGCCCCGACCCTGCAGCACATTTTACAACATGCTAAAGTCCAAATCCCTACCGGTGTAGATTCTAGGAGGATAGGGGAACACCATTAGAAGTTTATGTTTAGACAGAAGAAAATAGCAAGTTAGATAGAGGAAGAAAACGGCGTGTTTATTTTTTAGAAAAAAGTAAAGTTCGTATATTGTAGACAAGATTATCCCATCCTTTCCAAAATGTCATTCTCAATGAGTGAGAATCTGCACCCCTGAACCAAATAATAATACCGCAGTGTATAAATAGTAGTTAATTCAAACTAAGTTCTACTGAAATAGACGCAGATAATAGATTAAATTATCCTCACAGCCTGAGTGACCCTGCCCCACATCCCAGACGATGTACAGGCCTCAGAGCACGACGGCcatcacacactcaccacacctgagcaagacgacacacacacacaccacacacacacaccacacacacacacacacacaacacacacacacacacacacacccacacacacacacacaacacacacacacacacacacacacacacacacacacacacacacacacacacaccacaccacacacacacacacacacacacaacacacacacaccacacacacaattgtggtTATCTTTCCCTAACTGTNNNNNNNNNNNNNNNNNNNNNNNNNNNNNNNNNNNNNNNNNNNNNNNNNNNNNNNNNNNNNNNNNNNNNNNNNNNNNNNNNNNNNNNNNNNNNNNNNNNNNNNNNNNNNNNNNNNNNNNNNNNNNNNNNNNNNNNNNNNNNNNNNNNNNNNNNNNNNNNNNNNNNNNNNNNNNNNNNNNNNNNNNNNNNNNNNNNNNNNNNNNNNNNNNNNNNNNNNNNNNNNNNNNNNNNNNNNNNNNNNNNNNNNNNNNNNNNNNNNNNNNNNNNNNNNNNNNNNNNNNNNNNNNNNNNNNNNNNNNNNNNNNNNNNNNNNNNNNNNNNNNNNNNNNNNNNNNNNNNNNNNNNNNNNNNNNNNNNNNNNNNNNNNNNNNNNNNNNNNNNNNNNNNNNNNNNNNNNNNNNNNNNNNNNNNNNNNNNNNNNNNNNNNNNNNNNNNNNNNNNNNNNNNNNNNNNNNNNNNNNNNNNNNNNNNNNNNNNNNNNNNNNNNNNNNNNNNNNNNNNNNNNNNNNNNNNNNNNNNNNNNNNNNNNNNNNNNNNNNNNNNNNNNNNNNNNNNNNNNNNNNNNNNNNNNNNNNNNNNNNNNNNNNNNNNNNNNNNNNNNNNNNNNNNNNNNNNNNNNNNNNNNNNNNNNNNNNNNNNNNNNNNNNNNNNNNNNNNNNNNNNNNNNNNNNNNNNNNNNNNNNNNNNNNNNNNNNNNNNNNNNNNNNNNNNNNNNNNNNNNNNNNNNNNNNNNNNNNNNNNNNNNNNNNNNNNNNNNNNNNNNNNNNNNNNNNNNNNNNNNNNNNNNNNNNNNNNNNNNNNNNNNNNNNNNNNNNNNNNNNNNNNNNNNNNNNNNNNNNNNNNNNNNNNNNNNNNNNNNNNNNNNNNNNNNNNNNNNNNNNNNNNNNNNNNNNNNNNNNNNNNNNNNNNNNNNNNNNNNNNNNNNNNNNNNNNNNNNNNNNNNNNNNNNNNNNNNNNNNNNNNNNNNNNNNNNNNNNNNNNNNNNNNNNNNNNNNNNNNNNNNNNNNNNNNNNNNNNNNNNNNNNNNNNNNNNNNNNNNNNNNNNNNNNNNNNNNNNNNNNNNNNNNNNNNNNNNNNNNNNNNNNNNNNNNNNNNNNNNNNNNNNNNNNNNNNNNNNNNNNNNNNNNNNNNNNNNNNNNNNNNNNNNNNNNNNNNNNNNNNNNNNNNNNNNNNNNNNNNNNNNNNNNNNNNNNNNNNNNNNNNNNNNNNNNNNNNNNNNNNNNNNNNNNNNNNNNNNNNNNNNNNNNNNNNNNNNNNNNNNNNNNNNNNNNNNNNNNNNNNNNNNNNNNNNNNNNNNNNNNNNNNNNNNNNNNNNNNNNNNNNNNNNNNNNNNNNNNNNNNNNNNNNNNNNNNNNNNNNNNNNNNNNNNNNNNNNNNNNNNNNNNNNNNNNNNNNNNNNNNNNNNNNNNNNNNNNNNNNNNNNNNNNNNNNNNNNNNNNNNNNNNNNNNNNNNNNNNNNNNNNNNNNNNNNNNNNNNNNNNNNNNNNNNNNNNNNNNNNNNNNNNNNNNNNNNNNNNNNNNNNNNNNNNNNNNNNNNNNNNNNNNNNNNNNNNNNNNNNNNNNNNNNNNNNNNNNNNNNNNNNNNNNNNNNNNNNNNNNNNNNNNNNNNNNNNNNNNNNNNNNNNNNNNNNNNNNNNNNNNNNNNNNNNNNNNNNNNNNNNNNNNNNNNNNNNNNNNNNNNNNNNNNNNNNNNNNNNNNNNNNNNNNNNNNNNNNNNNNNNNNNNNNNNNNNNNNNNNNNNNNNNNNNNNNNNNNNNNNNNNNNNNNNNNNNNNNNNNNNNNNNNNNNNNNNNNNNNNNNNNNNNNNNNNNNNNNNNNNNNNNNNNNNNNNNNNNNNNNNNNNNNNNNNNNNNNNNNNNNNNNNNNNNNNNNNNNNNNNNNNNNNNNNNNNNNNNNNNNNNNNNNNNNNNNNNNNNNNNNNNNNNNNNNNNNNNNNNNNNNNNNNNNNNNNNNNNNNNNNNNNNNNNNNNNNNNNNNNNNNNNNNNNNNNNNNNNNNNNNNNNNNNNNNNNNNNNNNNNNNNNNNNNNNNNNNNNNNNNNNNNNNNNNNNNNNNNNNNNNNNNNNNNNNNNNNNNNNNNNNNNNNNNNNNNNNNNNNNNNNNNNNNNNNNNNNNNNNNNNNNNNNNNNNNNNNNNNNNNNNNNNNNNNNNNNNNNNNNNNNNNNNNNNNNNNNNNNNNNNNNNNNNNNNNNNNNNNNNNNNNNNNNNNNNNNNNNNNNNNNNNNNNNNNNNNNNNNNNNNNNNNNNNNNNNNNNNNNNNNNNNNNNNNNNNNNNNNNNNNNNNNNNNNNNNNNNNNNNNNNNNNNNNNNNNNNNNNNNNNNNNNNNNNNNNNNNNNNNNNNNNNNNNNNNNNNNNNNNNNNNNNNNNNNNNNNNNNNNNNNNNNNNNNNNNNNNNNNNNNNNNNNNNNNNNNNNNNNNNNNNNNNNNNNNNNNNNNNNNNNNNNNNNNNNNNNNNNNNNNNNNNNNNNNNNNNNNNNNNNNNNNNNNNNNNNNNNNNNNNNNNNNNNNNNNNNNNNNNNNNNNNNNNNNNNNNNNNNNNNNNNNN encodes:
- the LOC112072939 gene encoding neurensin-1 yields the protein MRHIGEDMEADRRTYESKETERGMESTGRGKKEQRAQVSLALGLLVVTSGLVSLSVGYSGPSRIESFRERGLVFIDTQAVSFNRGLHHCVAAGIGLTCLGTGLTVAGLLFWSFSRSRLKERLYRRESEKGGVECGRKGGTEGGAQGEMGMAVMKAPGAGDGKVPATLSKVETVQPSGRESP